CGCTGCGGCCTGCGGACCGATGGCCGTGCCAACCAGGAGCCGGGTCACCGGGATCAGACAGACCATCAGGATGGCGAACGGAATCGACCGGGTGATGTTGACCACGATGCTGCCCAGTACCACGTTCAGACCGCGGTTCTCGGCCAGTCCGCCGGGCTGAGTGACGAACAAGACCACGCCCAGCGGCAACCCGATCAGGACCGTGGCCAGGGCCGAGATGCCGACCATCACCAGGGTCTCGCCGAAGGCCGGCCCGAGCGCGGTGGTGATCGCCGGGTTGTTCAGCAGAGACTGCAGCAGCTCGTTCATCGGGCGACCCCCGCCACTGCCTGGCTGAGCTCGGCCTGAGCGCCGCGCTGGCGCAGCTGAGTGAGCACCTCGCCGGGGTCCAAGGCGGAGGGGACCACTGCCCGATAGCGTCCGAAGGTGGCCTCACCGAGATGCTCGACAACCCCGGCCACGATCGGCAGATCCACCCCGAGTTGTCGGCCGACGGAGGTGAGCGCGGGCACCTCCGCCGGCCCGGTCTGATCCAGCACCTCGATGGTGATGCCGGCCTGAGGAAGCCCGGACGTGGCCGGCAGCGCCAGCAGCGTCTCGGACAGTCGGCTGCCAAACCGGGCCACGGCCTGCTCCAACGGGCCGGACTCGATCACCTTGCCGGCCTCGAGCAGAGAGACGGAGTCGGCGATCCGCTTCACCACGGTCATCTCGTGAGTGATCACCACCACCGCCAGCCCCAGCCGGGCCTTGAGTGCGGCGATCAGGTCGAGGATCTCCGAGGTCGTGGCCGGATCCAGGGCACTGGTCGGCTCGTCACAGAGCAGGACGTCCGGGTCGGTGGCCAAGGCCCTGGCGATCCCGACCCGCTGCCGCTGGCCGCCGGAGAGCTGCGCCGGAAAGGCGCCGCCGGCCTCGGCCAGCCCGACCAGACCGAGCAGCTCCTTGGCCTTGGCCGTCCGCTGCGCCCGGCCGACTCCGGCCAGCTCCAGCGGGTAGGCGACGTTGCCGATGATCGTGCGGGAGTCGAACAGGTTGGCGTTCTGGAAGACCACGCCGAGCCGCCGTCGCGCCTTGCGCAACTCGGTCGCCCGGACGGCGGTCAGCTCCACCCCATCGATCTCCACGGTGCCCGAGGTCGGACGATCCAGCAGCGCGATGCAGCGGACCAGCGTCGACTTGCCGGCACCGGACTGCCCCACCACTGCGTGCACCGAGTCCGACGGCACGGCAAGCGTGACCCCGTCCAGTGCGGGGATATCCCGGCCGGCTTGGCGATAGACCTTCTTCAGGTCGTGGAGTGCGATCACTACGGGTCTTTCCGTTCGGTTGCGGACGCAGCGGAGCCGCGCCCAGGGAGGTGGGATCCGACGGCAACCAGCCCGTGATCGGGCGACCGAGTGAAAGAGTCGAAGTCAGGCCAAGATCAGGCCGACGAACAGCGCTGTCGGATCGGGAATCAACGACAACACATTCGCGCACGCATCAGCGCCGAGGACGCCAGCGGCGCCTCGAACATCAGTTGCGTGGTTGCGAACACGGCGACACCGTAACGTGCCGTCCACGGCTGGCGCAAATGCGGGAGATTCCACGATGCGAGACTCGGTGCGCGTATGGATACAGCTACATGCGCTAGCGTTCACCCCATGAGTCCGGACCAGGTGCGCGCGACCACTGCTGTCGCCATGGTTCTGGGTTGCCGTTGTCGAATGTCGAACTGACGTTCCACTCAACCCCCGCACCCACGCCCCGGAGCCAGCCCGCTGGTAGCCCGCGGCCACACCCAAGGACTCATCGATGGCAACCCTGATCGAGGCGGACCTCGCCCACACCTACCCGGCCGCGGCACTCGAGCCGACCTTCGTCGAACTTCGCCCCAGCCAGCCGACGGCCGCGCCGGCGTCCGCGCTGTCCCGGGGCCGCGGCGGCACCTTCTCGGCCACGGTCGGGGAGGTGTGGTTCGCCGACGGACGACACGCACGGACCGACCTGATCCGGCTGAACCCGAACATCGACGCCTACTCCCTCGACGTCAACGGAGTCAGCCCACGCCAGCTCTCCCACTATCGCGAGGTGGCCTGGGCGGACGCGCCGATCCGGCCGGCCGTGATGTGGCAGGCCGAGATCACCGCCATCCTGGCCAGCAGCTACCCCCAGGTCGGCACGGCGGAGCTCACTCGGCGGCTGCGCGCGTCCGGCTATCCGCTGGGGGCCGGCGAGTTGCGCGAGCATGAGGCCATCGCCGCTACTCAGGCCGCGATCTGGCGGCTCACCAACGGCCTGGAACTGGACACCCGGGCGGTCGATGCCCCGCTGCGCGGAACTGCTCGGATCGGCGCCCACCCGTCCGGCAGAGCCATCGCCACCGAAGCGGACGGCACCCTGAACTGGTCCAGCCAGCTGCCCTCGGGCGAGGCTGCCTATCTGGAGTTCGAGTTCGCCGGGCAGCCCGAGCTGCACGGCTTCAGTTTCACTCTCGGCACCCGCACCGGCCGCCACCCGATCACGTTCTGGCTCGAGGCCTCTCACGACGGCTGGAGCTGGCAACCGATCTCCGGCTCCACGGTGAGCCTGGCCACGCCGACCGGCAGCCAGCGCGTCCATCGCCGGCTGGGCTTGGGTGCGACGGTCTCCCACGCTCGTGCGGTGCTGGGCAGCGTCGGCTACCAGTTCTACCGGCTGGCCGCCACCGGACCGTCCGTCCGGGACGGACTGGTGGAGCTCGAGGGTCTACGCGTGGAGGTGGCGAACGCGTCCCGCTACGCCAACAACGAGCGGGTCGTCTACCTGTACGACCATCTACTCAGCCAAGCGGCCGGGGCGCTGCCCCAGATCCACCGCAATGAGCCACCGGC
The nucleotide sequence above comes from Propionicimonas paludicola. Encoded proteins:
- a CDS encoding methionine ABC transporter ATP-binding protein, whose translation is MIALHDLKKVYRQAGRDIPALDGVTLAVPSDSVHAVVGQSGAGKSTLVRCIALLDRPTSGTVEIDGVELTAVRATELRKARRRLGVVFQNANLFDSRTIIGNVAYPLELAGVGRAQRTAKAKELLGLVGLAEAGGAFPAQLSGGQRQRVGIARALATDPDVLLCDEPTSALDPATTSEILDLIAALKARLGLAVVVITHEMTVVKRIADSVSLLEAGKVIESGPLEQAVARFGSRLSETLLALPATSGLPQAGITIEVLDQTGPAEVPALTSVGRQLGVDLPIVAGVVEHLGEATFGRYRAVVPSALDPGEVLTQLRQRGAQAELSQAVAGVAR
- a CDS encoding TQXA domain-containing protein translates to MATLIEADLAHTYPAAALEPTFVELRPSQPTAAPASALSRGRGGTFSATVGEVWFADGRHARTDLIRLNPNIDAYSLDVNGVSPRQLSHYREVAWADAPIRPAVMWQAEITAILASSYPQVGTAELTRRLRASGYPLGAGELREHEAIAATQAAIWRLTNGLELDTRAVDAPLRGTARIGAHPSGRAIATEADGTLNWSSQLPSGEAAYLEFEFAGQPELHGFSFTLGTRTGRHPITFWLEASHDGWSWQPISGSTVSLATPTGSQRVHRRLGLGATVSHARAVLGSVGYQFYRLAATGPSVRDGLVELEGLRVEVANASRYANNERVVYLYDHLLSQAAGALPQIHRNEPPADPHRYGPFALTLAPATILSEQAFVVDDAGHQLAGPVAPGKAFYLTPLDPAELDAVQLRLHHQPVHARVLIGSRSPGGAGEFTPLVTVTAAAEADIFEQIVPLKPRPLAEVADNRRNQK